One Sus scrofa isolate TJ Tabasco breed Duroc chromosome 10, Sscrofa11.1, whole genome shotgun sequence genomic window carries:
- the DISP1 gene encoding protein dispatched homolog 1 isoform X7: MVKNTGYKATLANYPFKYADEQAKSHRDDRWSEDHYDREKREVDWNFHKDSFFCDVPSDRYSRVVFTSAAGETLWNLPAIKSMCNVDNSRIRSHPQFGDLCQRTTAASCCPSWTLGNYIAILNNRSSCQKIVERDVSHTLKLLRTCAKHYQNGTLEPDCWDVAARRKDQLKCSSVPRKCTKYNAVYQILHYLVDKDFLAPRAADYAAPALKYSMLFSPTEKGESMMDIYLDNFENWNASDGVTTITGIEFGIKHSLFQDYLLMDTVYPAIAIVIVLLVMCVYTKSMFITLMAMFAIISSLIVSYFLYRVVFNFEFFPFMNLTALIILVGIGADDAFVLCDVWNYTKFDKPHADTSETVSVTLQHAALSMFVTSFTTAAAFYANYVSNITAIRCFGVYAGTAILVNYVLMVTWLPAVVVLHERYLLNIFSCFKKPQPQIYENKSCWTAACRKCHQVLFAVSEASRIFFEKVLPCIVIKFRYLWLFWFLALTVGGAYIVCIHPKMKLPSLELSEFQVFRPSHPFERYDAEFKKLFMFERVHHGEELHMPITVIWGVSPEDNGNPLNPKSKGKLTLDSSFSIASPASQVWILRFCQKLRNQTFFYQTDQQDFTSCFIETFKQWMENQDCDEPALYPCCSHWSFPYKQEIFELCIKRAIMELERSTGYHLDSKTPGPRFDINDTIRAVVLEFPSTYLFTLAYEKMHQFYKEVDAWISSELSSAPEGLSNGWFVSNLEFYDLQDSLSDGTLIAMGLSVAVAFSVMLLTTWNIVISLYAIISIAGTIFVTVGSLVLLGWELNVLESVTISVAVGLSVDFAVHYGVAYRLAPDADREGKVIFSLSRMGSAIAMAALTTFVAGAMMMPSTVLAYTQLGTFMMLIMCISWTFATFFFQCLCRCLGPQAACGQIPLPRRLQCSAFSPALSASPGDKGQSKTHAMNAYRLDPRDQKSEMEHEFYELEPLASPSCSASEKSTYEETHICSEFFNSQAKSLGLSVRAAYQGELSQSTKPETSSALFQPSLEQHTVCHFFSLNQRCGCPNAYTHLKYGPHACQQMGPCLCHQCAPPTSGLVRVQNGLVPLKAARQVPEGFVHPLPHVHPCPCLQGRGKAPAMQNSLPRGLFLHPVQQHQAPEKGSQNCVHSLQSTEEGLPETAEPSSSSSLCRDAAAVQKACWEPGTHQRGLCKHRDLGGGAGSAAAANQGSGSVSQSDKAEGLVEPRVSQTDVIVSSGHLSQSEPQFLFNHLVGEAAYGCCPSNPPRCGRVGRIKCGSVDCQIPNIEANVPAVSTHSELSGESLLIKTL, from the exons GTGACCGATATTCCAGAGTGGTATTTACCTCGGCTGCAGGGGAGACACTGTGGAATTTGCCTGCCATTAAATCAATGTGCAATGTAGATAATTCAAGG ATCCGTTCCCACCCGCAGTTTGGCGACCTCTGCCAGAGGACCACGGCCGCCTCCTGCTGCCCCAGCTGGACGCTGGGCAACTACATCGCTATCCTGAACAACAGATCATCCTGCCAGAAAATCGTCGAGCGAGACGTTTCGCATACCTTGAAGCTGCTCCGCACCTGCGCCAAACACTATCAGAACGGCACCCTGGAGCCCGACTGCTGGGACGTGGCGGCGCGGCGGAAGGACCAGCTCAAGTGCAGCAGCGTGCCGCGCAAGTGCACCAAGTACAACGCCGTGTACCAGATCCTCCACTACTTGGTGGACAAAGACTTCCTGGCCCCCAGGGCGGCCGACTACGCCGCGCCCGCCCTCAAGTACAGCATGCTCTTCTCGCCCACGGAGAAGGGGGAAAGCATGATGGACATCTACCTGGACAACTTCGAAAACTGGAACGCGTCCGACGGCGTCACCACCATCACCGGGATCGAGTTTGGGATCAAACACAGTCTGTTTCAGGATTACCTGCTGATGGACACTGTGTATCCCGCCATCGCCATCGTGATCGTCCTCTTGGTCATGTGCGTCTACACCAAGTCCATGTTCATCACGCTGATGGCCATGTTCGCCATCATCAGCTCCCTGATTGTCTCCTACTTCCTCTACCGCGTGGTGTTTAACTTCGAGTTTTTCCCCTTTATGAACCTCACCGCGCTCATCATCCTGGTCGGCATCGGCGCGGACGATGCCTTCGTCCTGTGCGACGTGTGGAACTACACCAAATTCGACAAGCCTCACGCCGACACCTCGGAGACGGTGAGCGTCACGCTGCAGCACGCCGCCCTCTCCATGTTCGTCACCAGCTTCACCACCGCGGCCGCCTTCTACGCCAACTACGTCAGCAACATCACGGCCATCAGGTGCTTCGGGGTCTACGCGGGCACCGCCATCCTGGTGAACTACGTTCTGATGGTCACGTGGCTCCCGGCGGTGGTGGTCCTGCACGAGCGCTACCTGCTCAACATCTTCAGCTGCTTCAAGAAGCCGCAGCCGCAGATCTACGAGAACAAGAGCTGCTGGACGGCGGCCTGCCGGAAGTGCCACCAAGTCCTCTTCGCCGTTTCGGAAGCCTCTCGGATTTTTTTCGAGAAGGTGTTGCCGTGCATCGTCATCAAGTTTCGCTACCTCTGGCTCTTCTGGTTCCTGGCCTTGACCGTGGGCGGGGCCTACATCGTGTGCATCCACCCCAAGATGAAGCTGCCCTCCTTGGAGCTGTCCGAGTTCCAGGTGTTCCGGCCGTCCCACCCTTTCGAACGATACGACGCCGAGTTCAAGAAGCTCTTCATGTTCGAGCGCGTCCACCACGGCGAGGAGCTCCACATGCCCATCACGGTCATCTGGGGTGTGTCCCCCGAGGACAACGGCAACCCGCTGAACCCCAAGAGCAAAGGCAAGCTGACGCTGGACAGCAGCTTCAGCATCGCCAGCCCGGCTTCCCAGGTCTGGATCTTGCGCTTCTGTCAAAAGCTGAGAAATCAGACCTTCTTTTACCAGACGGACCAGCAGGACTTCACCAGCTGCTTCATCGAGACCTTCAAGCAGTGGATGGAGAACCAGGACTGCGACGAGCCTGCCCTGTACCCCTGCTGCAGCCACTGGAGCTTCCCCTATAAGCAGGAGATTTTCGAGCTGTGCATCAAGCGAGCCATCATGGAGCTGGAGAGGAGCACCGGCTACCATCTGGACAGCAAAACCCCGGGGCCGAGGTTCGACATCAACGACACCATCAGGGCCGTGGTGCTCGAGTTCCCGAGCACCTACCTCTTCACGCTGGCTTATGAAAAGATGCATCAGTTTTATAAAGAGGTGGACGCGTGGATTTCCAGCGAGCTCAGCTCGGCCCCCGAGGGCCTCAGCAACGGCTGGTTCGTCAGCAACCTGGAGTTCTATGACCTCCAGGATAGCCTCTCGGACGGCACCCTCATCGCCATGGGGCTGTCCGTGGCCGTGGCCTTCAGTGTGATGCTGCTGACAACGTGGAACATCGTCATCAGCCTCTATGCCATCATCTCAATCGCCGGAACCATCTTTGTCACTGTGGGTTCTCTTGTCCTGCTGGGCTGGGAGCTAAACGTTTTGGAGTCGGTCACCATTTCCGTCGCGGTTGGCCTGTCCGTGGACTTCGCCGTCCATTACGGGGTGGCTTACCGCCTGGCCCCCGACGCCGACCGCGAAGGCAAGGTCATCTTCTCTCTGAGCCGCATGGGCTCGGCCATCGCCATGGCGGCGCTGACCACCTTCGTGGCCGGGGCCATGATGATGCCCTCCACGGTCCTGGCTTACACCCAGCTGGGCACCTTCATGATGCTCATCATGTGCATCAGCTGGACGTTCGCCACCTTCTTTTTCCAGTGCCTGTGCCGGTGCCTTGGGCCGCAGGCCGCCTGTGGTCAGATTCCTTTACCCAGAAGACTCCAGTGCAGTGCCTTCTCCCCTGCTCTGTCCGCAAGTCCGGGTGACAAGGGACAGAGCAAGACCCATGCCATGAATGCTTATCGTTTGGATCCCAGGGACCAAAAGTCTGAAATGGAGCACGAGTTTTATGAGCTTgaacccctggcctcccccagctgCTCGGCCTCTGAGAAGAGCACTTACGAAGAGACCCACATCTGCTCGGAGTTTTTCAACAGCCAGGCAAAGAGTTTAGGGCTCTCCGTCCGCGCAGCCTACCAGGGCGAGCTCAGCCAGAGCACCAAACCCGAAACAAGCTCTGCCCTCTTCCAGCCCTCCCTGGAACAGCACACCGTGTGTCACTTCTTCTCTCTGAATCAGAGATGTGGCTGCCCAAATGCCTACACACACTTGAAATACGGCCCGCACGCCTGCCAGCAGATGGGTCCCTGCTTGTGCCACCAGTGCGCTCCACCTACCAGCGGCCTTGTCCGTGTCCAGAATGGCCTGGTGCCCCTGAAAGCGGCCCGCCAGGTCCCCGAGGGCTTCGTGCATCCCCTCCCGCACGTGCATCCCTGTCCCTGCCTCCAGGGCAGAGGGAAAGCGCCCGCGATGCAGAATTCGCTGCCCAGGGGTCTTTTCCTCCACCCGGTGCAGCAGCATcaggccccagaaaaaggcagtCAGAACTGCGTCCACAGTCTGCAGAGCACCGAAGAGGGTCTCCCAGAGACGGCAGAGCCCTCATCCTCCTCGTCGCTCTGCAGAGACGCTGCAGCTGTGCAAAAAGCGTGCTGGGAGCCTGGGACTCACCAAAGGGGACTCTGTAAACACAGGGACCTCGGGGGCGGGGCAGGCAGCGCAGCGGCTGCAAACCAGGGTTCGGGTTCAGTGAGTCAGAGCGACAAGGCGGAAGGGCTGGTGGAGCCGCGCGTGTCACAGACTGATGTCATTGTGAGCTCGGGACACTTAAGTCAGAGCGAACCGCAGTTTCTGTTTAACCACTTAGTCGGGGAGGCCGCCTATGGGTGCTGCCCAAGCAACCCACCGCGCTGCGGCAGAGTCGGGAGGATTAAGTGCGGTTCCGTGGATTGTCAAATACCAAACATTGAAGCCAACGTGCCTGCTGTGTCAACACACTCAGAACTTTCCGGCGAAAGTTTGTTAATCAAAACACTTTAA
- the DISP1 gene encoding protein dispatched homolog 1 isoform X6 — translation MGKAKPERPSRPFKLPKSYAALIADWPVVVLGLCTVFIVVCALVGVLVPELPDFSDPLLGFEPRGTTIGQRLVTWSNMVKNTGYKATLANYPFKYADEQAKSHRDDRWSEDHYDREKREVDWNFHKDSFFCDVPSDRYSRVVFTSAAGETLWNLPAIKSMCNVDNSRIRSHPQFGDLCQRTTAASCCPSWTLGNYIAILNNRSSCQKIVERDVSHTLKLLRTCAKHYQNGTLEPDCWDVAARRKDQLKCSSVPRKCTKYNAVYQILHYLVDKDFLAPRAADYAAPALKYSMLFSPTEKGESMMDIYLDNFENWNASDGVTTITGIEFGIKHSLFQDYLLMDTVYPAIAIVIVLLVMCVYTKSMFITLMAMFAIISSLIVSYFLYRVVFNFEFFPFMNLTALIILVGIGADDAFVLCDVWNYTKFDKPHADTSETVSVTLQHAALSMFVTSFTTAAAFYANYVSNITAIRCFGVYAGTAILVNYVLMVTWLPAVVVLHERYLLNIFSCFKKPQPQIYENKSCWTAACRKCHQVLFAVSEASRIFFEKVLPCIVIKFRYLWLFWFLALTVGGAYIVCIHPKMKLPSLELSEFQVFRPSHPFERYDAEFKKLFMFERVHHGEELHMPITVIWGVSPEDNGNPLNPKSKGKLTLDSSFSIASPASQVWILRFCQKLRNQTFFYQTDQQDFTSCFIETFKQWMENQDCDEPALYPCCSHWSFPYKQEIFELCIKRAIMELERSTGYHLDSKTPGPRFDINDTIRAVVLEFPSTYLFTLAYEKMHQFYKEVDAWISSELSSAPEGLSNGWFVSNLEFYDLQDSLSDGTLIAMGLSVAVAFSVMLLTTWNIVISLYAIISIAGTIFVTVGSLVLLGWELNVLESVTISVAVGLSVDFAVHYGVAYRLAPDADREGKVIFSLSRMGSAIAMAALTTFVAGAMMMPSTVLAYTQLGTFMMLIMCISWTFATFFFQCLCRCLGPQAACGQIPLPRRLQCSAFSPALSASPGDKGQSKTHAMNAYRLDPRDQKSEMEHEFYELEPLASPSCSASEKSTYEETHICSEFFNSQAKSLGLSVRAAYQGELSQSTKPETSSALFQPSLEQHTVCHFFSLNQRCGCPNAYTHLKYGPHACQQMGPCLCHQCAPPTSGLVRVQNGLVPLKAARQVPEGFVHPLPHVHPCPCLQGRGKAPAMQNSLPRGLFLHPVQQHQAPEKGSQNCVHSLQSTEEGLPETAEPSSSSSLCRDAAAVQKACWEPGTHQRGLCKHRDLGGGAGSAAAANQGSGSVSQSDKAEGLVEPRVSQTDVIVSSGHLSQSEPQFLFNHLVGEAAYGCCPSNPPRCGRVGRIKCGSVDCQIPNIEANVPAVSTHSELSGESLLIKTL, via the exons GTGACCGATATTCCAGAGTGGTATTTACCTCGGCTGCAGGGGAGACACTGTGGAATTTGCCTGCCATTAAATCAATGTGCAATGTAGATAATTCAAGG ATCCGTTCCCACCCGCAGTTTGGCGACCTCTGCCAGAGGACCACGGCCGCCTCCTGCTGCCCCAGCTGGACGCTGGGCAACTACATCGCTATCCTGAACAACAGATCATCCTGCCAGAAAATCGTCGAGCGAGACGTTTCGCATACCTTGAAGCTGCTCCGCACCTGCGCCAAACACTATCAGAACGGCACCCTGGAGCCCGACTGCTGGGACGTGGCGGCGCGGCGGAAGGACCAGCTCAAGTGCAGCAGCGTGCCGCGCAAGTGCACCAAGTACAACGCCGTGTACCAGATCCTCCACTACTTGGTGGACAAAGACTTCCTGGCCCCCAGGGCGGCCGACTACGCCGCGCCCGCCCTCAAGTACAGCATGCTCTTCTCGCCCACGGAGAAGGGGGAAAGCATGATGGACATCTACCTGGACAACTTCGAAAACTGGAACGCGTCCGACGGCGTCACCACCATCACCGGGATCGAGTTTGGGATCAAACACAGTCTGTTTCAGGATTACCTGCTGATGGACACTGTGTATCCCGCCATCGCCATCGTGATCGTCCTCTTGGTCATGTGCGTCTACACCAAGTCCATGTTCATCACGCTGATGGCCATGTTCGCCATCATCAGCTCCCTGATTGTCTCCTACTTCCTCTACCGCGTGGTGTTTAACTTCGAGTTTTTCCCCTTTATGAACCTCACCGCGCTCATCATCCTGGTCGGCATCGGCGCGGACGATGCCTTCGTCCTGTGCGACGTGTGGAACTACACCAAATTCGACAAGCCTCACGCCGACACCTCGGAGACGGTGAGCGTCACGCTGCAGCACGCCGCCCTCTCCATGTTCGTCACCAGCTTCACCACCGCGGCCGCCTTCTACGCCAACTACGTCAGCAACATCACGGCCATCAGGTGCTTCGGGGTCTACGCGGGCACCGCCATCCTGGTGAACTACGTTCTGATGGTCACGTGGCTCCCGGCGGTGGTGGTCCTGCACGAGCGCTACCTGCTCAACATCTTCAGCTGCTTCAAGAAGCCGCAGCCGCAGATCTACGAGAACAAGAGCTGCTGGACGGCGGCCTGCCGGAAGTGCCACCAAGTCCTCTTCGCCGTTTCGGAAGCCTCTCGGATTTTTTTCGAGAAGGTGTTGCCGTGCATCGTCATCAAGTTTCGCTACCTCTGGCTCTTCTGGTTCCTGGCCTTGACCGTGGGCGGGGCCTACATCGTGTGCATCCACCCCAAGATGAAGCTGCCCTCCTTGGAGCTGTCCGAGTTCCAGGTGTTCCGGCCGTCCCACCCTTTCGAACGATACGACGCCGAGTTCAAGAAGCTCTTCATGTTCGAGCGCGTCCACCACGGCGAGGAGCTCCACATGCCCATCACGGTCATCTGGGGTGTGTCCCCCGAGGACAACGGCAACCCGCTGAACCCCAAGAGCAAAGGCAAGCTGACGCTGGACAGCAGCTTCAGCATCGCCAGCCCGGCTTCCCAGGTCTGGATCTTGCGCTTCTGTCAAAAGCTGAGAAATCAGACCTTCTTTTACCAGACGGACCAGCAGGACTTCACCAGCTGCTTCATCGAGACCTTCAAGCAGTGGATGGAGAACCAGGACTGCGACGAGCCTGCCCTGTACCCCTGCTGCAGCCACTGGAGCTTCCCCTATAAGCAGGAGATTTTCGAGCTGTGCATCAAGCGAGCCATCATGGAGCTGGAGAGGAGCACCGGCTACCATCTGGACAGCAAAACCCCGGGGCCGAGGTTCGACATCAACGACACCATCAGGGCCGTGGTGCTCGAGTTCCCGAGCACCTACCTCTTCACGCTGGCTTATGAAAAGATGCATCAGTTTTATAAAGAGGTGGACGCGTGGATTTCCAGCGAGCTCAGCTCGGCCCCCGAGGGCCTCAGCAACGGCTGGTTCGTCAGCAACCTGGAGTTCTATGACCTCCAGGATAGCCTCTCGGACGGCACCCTCATCGCCATGGGGCTGTCCGTGGCCGTGGCCTTCAGTGTGATGCTGCTGACAACGTGGAACATCGTCATCAGCCTCTATGCCATCATCTCAATCGCCGGAACCATCTTTGTCACTGTGGGTTCTCTTGTCCTGCTGGGCTGGGAGCTAAACGTTTTGGAGTCGGTCACCATTTCCGTCGCGGTTGGCCTGTCCGTGGACTTCGCCGTCCATTACGGGGTGGCTTACCGCCTGGCCCCCGACGCCGACCGCGAAGGCAAGGTCATCTTCTCTCTGAGCCGCATGGGCTCGGCCATCGCCATGGCGGCGCTGACCACCTTCGTGGCCGGGGCCATGATGATGCCCTCCACGGTCCTGGCTTACACCCAGCTGGGCACCTTCATGATGCTCATCATGTGCATCAGCTGGACGTTCGCCACCTTCTTTTTCCAGTGCCTGTGCCGGTGCCTTGGGCCGCAGGCCGCCTGTGGTCAGATTCCTTTACCCAGAAGACTCCAGTGCAGTGCCTTCTCCCCTGCTCTGTCCGCAAGTCCGGGTGACAAGGGACAGAGCAAGACCCATGCCATGAATGCTTATCGTTTGGATCCCAGGGACCAAAAGTCTGAAATGGAGCACGAGTTTTATGAGCTTgaacccctggcctcccccagctgCTCGGCCTCTGAGAAGAGCACTTACGAAGAGACCCACATCTGCTCGGAGTTTTTCAACAGCCAGGCAAAGAGTTTAGGGCTCTCCGTCCGCGCAGCCTACCAGGGCGAGCTCAGCCAGAGCACCAAACCCGAAACAAGCTCTGCCCTCTTCCAGCCCTCCCTGGAACAGCACACCGTGTGTCACTTCTTCTCTCTGAATCAGAGATGTGGCTGCCCAAATGCCTACACACACTTGAAATACGGCCCGCACGCCTGCCAGCAGATGGGTCCCTGCTTGTGCCACCAGTGCGCTCCACCTACCAGCGGCCTTGTCCGTGTCCAGAATGGCCTGGTGCCCCTGAAAGCGGCCCGCCAGGTCCCCGAGGGCTTCGTGCATCCCCTCCCGCACGTGCATCCCTGTCCCTGCCTCCAGGGCAGAGGGAAAGCGCCCGCGATGCAGAATTCGCTGCCCAGGGGTCTTTTCCTCCACCCGGTGCAGCAGCATcaggccccagaaaaaggcagtCAGAACTGCGTCCACAGTCTGCAGAGCACCGAAGAGGGTCTCCCAGAGACGGCAGAGCCCTCATCCTCCTCGTCGCTCTGCAGAGACGCTGCAGCTGTGCAAAAAGCGTGCTGGGAGCCTGGGACTCACCAAAGGGGACTCTGTAAACACAGGGACCTCGGGGGCGGGGCAGGCAGCGCAGCGGCTGCAAACCAGGGTTCGGGTTCAGTGAGTCAGAGCGACAAGGCGGAAGGGCTGGTGGAGCCGCGCGTGTCACAGACTGATGTCATTGTGAGCTCGGGACACTTAAGTCAGAGCGAACCGCAGTTTCTGTTTAACCACTTAGTCGGGGAGGCCGCCTATGGGTGCTGCCCAAGCAACCCACCGCGCTGCGGCAGAGTCGGGAGGATTAAGTGCGGTTCCGTGGATTGTCAAATACCAAACATTGAAGCCAACGTGCCTGCTGTGTCAACACACTCAGAACTTTCCGGCGAAAGTTTGTTAATCAAAACACTTTAA